The uncultured Desulfatiglans sp. DNA window CCAACGGCGACACCCATCTCGGCGGTGAGGATTTCGACCTGCGCATCGTGGATTATCTGGCCAATGAATTCAAGAAAGACCAGGGGATCGATCTGCGTAACGACAAGATGGCGCTCCAGAGGCTGAAAGAGGCGGCCGAAAAGGCCAAGATGGAGCTGTCCGGATCGACGGAAACCGATATCAACCTCCCGTTCATCACTGCGGATGCAAGCGGCCCCAAACATATGAACATCAAGCTCAGCCGCTCCAAACTCGAGGCATTGGTGGACGACCTGATCCAGAAGGTGGTCGGCCCGTGCCAGACTGCGCTCAAGGACGCGGGATTGAAGGCCAGCGATGTCGATGAAGTCATCCTCGTCGGCGGAATGACCCGGATGCCGAAGGTTCAGGAAAAGGTTCGGGAGGTTTTCGGCAAGGAACCCAGCAAAGGGGTGAACCCCGACGAAGTGGTCGCCATCGGTGCGGCGATTCAGGGCGGCGTGCTCAAAGGAGACGTGAAGGACGTTCTCCTGCTCGACGTCACACCGCTTTCCCTCGGGATCGAAACGCTCGGGGGCGTGTTCACCAAACTGATCGAGAAAAACACGACCATCCCGACCAAGAAAAGTCAGATCTTCTCCACAGCGGCGGACAATCAGCCTGCGGTCGAGATCCACGTGCTTCAGGGGGAGCGCGAGATGGCCTCCGGCAACAAGACGCTCGGGAGATTCCAGTTGGTCGGAATACCCCCTGCGCCTAGAGGAATGCCTCAGATCGAGGTCACCTTCGATATCGACGCGAACGGCATCGTCAATGTCTCTGCAAAGGACATGGGTACGGGCAAAGAGCAGTCGATCAAGATCACAGCTTCCAGCGGACTCTCGGATGAGGAAATCAACCAGTTGATCAAGGACGCCGAGTTGCACGCGGATGAAGACAAACGGAAAAGGGACCTCGTCGACGCCCGCAACATGGCCGATTCCCTCATCTACAGCACCGAGAAATCCATCAAAGAGGTCGGCGACAAGGTGGATGAGTCCACGAAAGCCGACATCAACCAGGCGATTGAAAACTTGAAAAAGGCGATGGAAGGGGATAACGTCGAGGAGATCAAACGATTGAGCGAGGCTCTGACTCAAAGCTCCCACAAGCTCGCCGAAGCCATGTATGCGAAGGCCAGCCAGCAGCAAGCCCAGGAAGCGGGCCAGGAAGGCGGGGCTCAAGCCGGTGGGCAAAAAGACGAGGATGTTGTGGATGCCGATTTCGAGGAAGTCAAGAAATAGAACGATGATCCCTCTGTCATCCATTCGAAGGGCCATGCCCGCCCTGGTGGCGGGCATGGCCCTTCTACTCTTCTCGTGCCGGCCCCACCTGCCTTTGACCGGCCCCGAAAAACCCGCCGAAAAGCCCTCCCTGATCACCCGGGCCGAATCCTACGAAAAGCTCGGCCAAACCAGCGCTGCTGTCAGCACCTATGAGCGCTACCTAGCCGAACACCCTCGCGGCGCCTATGCGCCTTTATCCCTGCATCGATTGGGGCGCCTATATGCGCAGCAAGAGAACTATGAAAAGGCGGTGGGATCCTACCGCCGACTTCTTACATCGACGCCGGAATATCCTGCCGCCGCCGAGGCACGCTATGAATTGGGCCGCGCCCTGTATCTCAAGGGCGATTACCACTCTTCCCGCGAGGAAATGCTTCGATGGTTGACACTTTACCCCGTTCACACCTTGCGTCCTCAGGTTCTTCTGCTGCTTGCGGAGGACTCGAGGGCGATGGGGAACCTGCCGGATGCTTTCTCCAGATATCTGCAGGCCGAAACGGCCTTCCTGGGAGATACGGAGTCGACAGCGCATGTACAGGCGAAGATCTTGGAGACCATCAATGAGGCCGACCGCATCCAATTGGCAGAGATGATGCGGTCTGCCAGTGACAGGAAGCACATAGAAAAGATCCAGTACCGGATGGCCCTCCTCTATTTCGAAGACCACGACCTGGAAAAGGCTGCAGATCTCGCCCAGGCCCTGGCGGCGCAAAGCCCTGACCAAAAGATGGTCGAAGACGCGAAGGATCTGCTGGCACGGATCGAATCGGCCCGCCGGGTGAAACCCCATTTGGTCGGCTGTCTGCTCCCCTTGAGCGGCCCTTACAGCCTGTATGGTCAGGAGGTCCTGAACGGGATGCAACTCGCGCTGGGCATTTTCGGGTCCTCGGAACAGAACGCCCCGTTCGAACTGGTGATCCGGGACTCGGGCGCCGATCCCGAAGAGGCCCTTGCGGGCCTGGAGCAACTGATCAACGACGAACACGTCATCACCGTCATCGGACCTTTAGCGAGCAAAACCGCCGCTGTCGTGGCCGCGCGTGCTCAGGAACTCGACACCCCGATCATCACCTTGACCCAGAAAGACGGAATCGCCGAAGTGGGAGGCTGGGTCTTTCGCAATATGTCAACCCCCCGTCAGGAGGTGGAAACCCTCGTCTCAAAGGCCTTTAATGATTTGCGTCTGCACAGGTTCGCCGTGCTTTTTCCCGACAACCCTTACGGAAGAACCCTCTCGGAGCTTTTCTGGGAGCAGGTCAACTTGAATGGGGGTGAGGTGACGGGCATGGAGTCCTACAGACCGGGGCAAACGGATTTTTCGGAACAAATCCTGAAACTCGGGGGCGTGGCAGCTTCAAAAACACGCTCCGAAGACGGCAAGCCCACCTTTCCCGCGCTGCGCTTCGAAGCCGTGTTCATCCCGGACAATGCTCAGAGCGTCGCCATGATCGCACCGCAGCTCGTCTACCACAGCATCTCCGGGGTTCGGCTCCTGGGCACCAGCCTGTGGCAATCACCCCAACTCATTTCTCTGGCTGGGGATTACATCCAGGGATGCGTTTTTCCGGCGGGCTTTTATGCCGCCGACGCCCGCCCCCGGACACAGGCCTTCGTCTCGAGTTATCAGAGCACCTTTATGAAAATCCCGGATCTCCTCGCTGCGATCGGGTATGATACGGTGAAGTTCCTCTCGGAGTTGCTGCAGCAAGGGAACGTCCAAAACCGCGACGATCTGAGGAGGGCGCTGCTCGAGATGCACCATTTCGATGGCGTTACGGGTGAGACGCGCTTCAGGCAAAACGGCGAGGTGGACAAGGCGCCCTTCCTGCTGACCATCCAGGGCGACCGAACAGTACCCCTCCCCTAAACGGCCTATTGAAAAATCCGTCGGCGCAGGCTGTTGAAAAACAGCCGGCTGGAAAGGTTGCGAAACCGTGGAATGAAGCGGACTCTACGTGCGCCGCAGTGACACGGAATGAGACAAACGCAGAAGACGGGTGTTTTTCAACAGCCTTCTAAACAGGTTCGTTCGGCTTTCCTTCCTCGTTATCGACACCCGCCTCGGAATCGCCGGCCGCTGCCTCCTTTTTTTTCTGGGCAAATTTCGATATGACGATGCTCACTTCGTAGAGCGTAATCAAAGGAACCGCCATCATGCATTGTGTGATGACATCGGGGGGCGTCAGGATAGCCCCGACGATGAAAGTCATGAGAATGGCGTATTTACGTTTTTTCCTGAGGGTATCGGGGGTCACTGCACCCAGGCGGGAAAGAAAAAAGATCACTACGGGAAGTTCGAAGACCAATCCGAAGGCCAACAGCAATTTGATCGAAAAAGAGAAATATTCCCGTACGGAGGGCAGAGCCTTGACATACTCATTCGAAAATCCGACAAAGAACTGAAACCCGAAGGGGAACACGACAAAATAGCCGAAAAGCGCGCCTCCGACAAAGAGCACCGTCGATGAAAGGGCGAAAGGGATGACATAGCGCCGCTCGTTGTGATAGAGCCCCGGTGCGATGAAAAGCCAGAGTTCGTAAAAGATGACGGGCGCAGCAGCCAGAAGGCCCGTCACGAAAGAAACCTTGAGATAGGTGAAAAACATCTCGGGCAGATTTGTAAAAATAAGGCGGTCGCCCTCGGGCATCACCGCCTTGAGGGGGAGGATCAGCAGCTGAAAGAGCTGTTCCGCAAAAAAATAGGCGCCCACAAACCCGACGCCCACGGCAATGGCACAAATGATCAGTCGTTGCCGCAACTCCTCCAGATGGCCCATAAAAGGCTGTTTCACATCTTCATCCATCGGTTGTCGACCCCGAATTCTTTTCCCTGGCAGGCTGCGTTCCGTCGCTGCGCCCGTCCTCTTCTTTCGACTGCCGGTAGTCCTCGACCATCTGATCGTACCCGTCGTAAGCAGGTTTTTTGCTCTCCTCCGGTCCAGGCTTCCCGTTCAGCCCGCTCACCCCATCGACGAGGTCCTTTTTCACGGATTCGAGCTCTTCATCCACCGCCAGGCTTTCCTTGATCTCCTGGGTCGCCTTCCTGAACTCGGCCATTCCACGCCCCAACGCCCTGGCCAAATCAGGGAGTTTTTTGGGTCCGATGACAATCAACGCGATAACCAGGATAATGATCAATTCCGGCATTCCGATGCCGAACATAATACACCCCCTAAAGGACCGCCCTCCGCAAGAGCGTCAAAGAGCACGCATCATCGCAATTTCGTCGCAATCCGGAAACTTGGGGCACTTGAGGCAATCCGCCCAGACCTTGTGCGGCAGAACCGCCTTGTCGACGACCTGGAACCCGATCTTCCCGAAAAAGTCCGGGACATAGGTCAAGGTAAAGACCTTTTTCAACCCCAACACTCGCGCCTCCTCGAGGCAGGCCTCCACCAGCTTCAGCCCCAGACCGCGATCCCGGTAGGCCTCCAAGACTGCGAGCGACCGGACCTCGGCCAGATCCTCCCAGCAGACCCCAAGGCCGCAAACCCCCACGACCTCGAGGCCGGAGAAAGAACCA harbors:
- the dnaK gene encoding chaperone Hsp70 in DNA biosynthesis/cell division (Evidence 2a : Function from experimental evidences in other organisms; Product type f : factor) → MAKIIGIDLGTTNSCVAVMEGGDPVVITNAEGSRTTPSIVAFTDSAERLVGQAAKRQAVTNPENTVFAVKRLIGRKYDSAEVQKDLGVLPYKISKASNGDAHVSIRGKDYSPAEISAMILQKMKQTAEDYLGEKVTEAVITVPAYFNDSQRQATKDAGKIAGLEVKRIINEPTAASLAYGLDKKGDRKIAVFDLGGGTFDISVLEIGEGVFEVKSTNGDTHLGGEDFDLRIVDYLANEFKKDQGIDLRNDKMALQRLKEAAEKAKMELSGSTETDINLPFITADASGPKHMNIKLSRSKLEALVDDLIQKVVGPCQTALKDAGLKASDVDEVILVGGMTRMPKVQEKVREVFGKEPSKGVNPDEVVAIGAAIQGGVLKGDVKDVLLLDVTPLSLGIETLGGVFTKLIEKNTTIPTKKSQIFSTAADNQPAVEIHVLQGEREMASGNKTLGRFQLVGIPPAPRGMPQIEVTFDIDANGIVNVSAKDMGTGKEQSIKITASSGLSDEEINQLIKDAELHADEDKRKRDLVDARNMADSLIYSTEKSIKEVGDKVDESTKADINQAIENLKKAMEGDNVEEIKRLSEALTQSSHKLAEAMYAKASQQQAQEAGQEGGAQAGGQKDEDVVDADFEEVKK
- a CDS encoding putative Tetratricopeptide repeat protein (Evidence 3 : Putative function from multiple computational evidences), with translation MPISRKSRNRTMIPLSSIRRAMPALVAGMALLLFSCRPHLPLTGPEKPAEKPSLITRAESYEKLGQTSAAVSTYERYLAEHPRGAYAPLSLHRLGRLYAQQENYEKAVGSYRRLLTSTPEYPAAAEARYELGRALYLKGDYHSSREEMLRWLTLYPVHTLRPQVLLLLAEDSRAMGNLPDAFSRYLQAETAFLGDTESTAHVQAKILETINEADRIQLAEMMRSASDRKHIEKIQYRMALLYFEDHDLEKAADLAQALAAQSPDQKMVEDAKDLLARIESARRVKPHLVGCLLPLSGPYSLYGQEVLNGMQLALGIFGSSEQNAPFELVIRDSGADPEEALAGLEQLINDEHVITVIGPLASKTAAVVAARAQELDTPIITLTQKDGIAEVGGWVFRNMSTPRQEVETLVSKAFNDLRLHRFAVLFPDNPYGRTLSELFWEQVNLNGGEVTGMESYRPGQTDFSEQILKLGGVAASKTRSEDGKPTFPALRFEAVFIPDNAQSVAMIAPQLVYHSISGVRLLGTSLWQSPQLISLAGDYIQGCVFPAGFYAADARPRTQAFVSSYQSTFMKIPDLLAAIGYDTVKFLSELLQQGNVQNRDDLRRALLEMHHFDGVTGETRFRQNGEVDKAPFLLTIQGDRTVPLP
- the tatC gene encoding TatABCE protein translocation system subunit (Evidence 2a : Function from experimental evidences in other organisms; PubMedId : 10652088, 10593889, 11279240, 9546395, 9649434, 9660752; Product type t : transporter), translating into MDEDVKQPFMGHLEELRQRLIICAIAVGVGFVGAYFFAEQLFQLLILPLKAVMPEGDRLIFTNLPEMFFTYLKVSFVTGLLAAAPVIFYELWLFIAPGLYHNERRYVIPFALSSTVLFVGGALFGYFVVFPFGFQFFVGFSNEYVKALPSVREYFSFSIKLLLAFGLVFELPVVIFFLSRLGAVTPDTLRKKRKYAILMTFIVGAILTPPDVITQCMMAVPLITLYEVSIVISKFAQKKKEAAAGDSEAGVDNEEGKPNEPV
- the tatA gene encoding Sec-independent protein translocase protein TatA; the protein is MFGIGMPELIIILVIALIVIGPKKLPDLARALGRGMAEFRKATQEIKESLAVDEELESVKKDLVDGVSGLNGKPGPEESKKPAYDGYDQMVEDYRQSKEEDGRSDGTQPAREKNSGSTTDG
- a CDS encoding GCN5-related N-acetyltransferase — encoded protein: METDMHLRKARTGDVHAIYDILTHYAKQGLLLQRPLSELYDHLRDYVVLECSEAGQTPGSFSGLEVVGVCGLGVCWEDLAEVRSLAVLEAYRDRGLGLKLVEACLEEARVLGLKKVFTLTYVPDFFGKIGFQVVDKAVLPHKVWADCLKCPKFPDCDEIAMMRAL